A section of the Trichomycterus rosablanca isolate fTriRos1 chromosome 6, fTriRos1.hap1, whole genome shotgun sequence genome encodes:
- the c1qtnf6b gene encoding complement C1q tumor necrosis factor-related protein 1, translating to MTGFCLPVLLLLPLVASVPSPSRAPPKYCRRCCDPLDPPITSSPPRPVAYQAPEIRTYINMTILKGDKGDRGERGTPGKPGTEGPPGSRGSIGPKGSRGQAGAPGDPCKIQHSSFSVGRKKALHSDDYYQALIFDTVFVNRDEHFNMFKGKFYCYVPGVYFFNINIHTWNFKETYLHLMLNMQEQVILYAQPSDRSIMQSQSVMLSLELNDEVWVRLFKRERENAIYSDDVDVYITFNGYLVAPTV from the exons ATGACTGGATTCTGTCTACCCGTGCTGTTGCTGCTGCCCCTGGTGGCCTCAGTCCCCTCCCCTTCTAGGGCACCACCCAAATACTGCCGCAGGTGCTGCGATCCCCTGGACCCGCCGATCACCTCGTCCCCACCTCGCCCTGTGGCCTATCAGGCACCAGAGATTCGAACATACATTAACATGACCATTCTCAAAG GAGATAAAGGAGATCGAGGTGAAAGGGGGACTCCTGGTAAGCCAGGAACAGAAGGCCCTCCAGGCTCCAGAGGTTCCATAGGTCCTAAAGGCAGCAGAGGGCAggctggagctcctggagatcCCTGCAAGATACAGCATTCGTCTTTCTCTGTGGGCCGCAAAAAAGCCCTCCACAGCGACGACTACTACCAAGCACTGATCTTCGACACCGTCTTTGTCAACCGGGATGAGCACTTTAACATGTTCAAGGGCAAATTCTATTGCTATGTGCCAGGTGTCTACTTCTTCAACATCAACATTCATACTTGGAACTTCAAGGAGACTTACCTGCACCTGATGCTGAATATGCAGGAGCAGGTGATCTTGTATGCTCAGCCCAGCGATCGGTCCATCATGCAGAGCCAGAGCGTCATGCTGTCTCTGGAGCTCAACGACGAAGTCTGGGTGCGCCTGTTCAAGCGGGAACGTGAAAACGCCATCTACAGCGATGACGTTGACGTGTACATCACTTTTAACGGCTACCTTGTGGCTCCTACTGTGTAG